Proteins co-encoded in one Cydia strobilella chromosome 14, ilCydStro3.1, whole genome shotgun sequence genomic window:
- the LOC134747423 gene encoding protein king tubby: protein MASVSLRDQKIEQQRQIMEQKMKQKRQNSGMVQANDLRVGSAKRPISGSRSRELHGYDGPMQFLMSPVNPDQVIPLQTNRISSYDELGNQIEVLTVGDGDHSGEGEEEEESVPVCSFSRDVSTDDVCADAAVAPLQPRAKRDSSPTQAVEIEGSVEGAVETFVVTPARHGTLYKCRIARDRKGMDRGLYPTYFLHLEKDYGKKVFLLAARKRKKSATSNYLISTDPTELTRTADSFAGKLRSNLLGTAFTVYDNGKAWRKHDRANTRHELAAVVYDTNVLGFKGPRKMTVILPGMTPDRQRVTIAPEDDSETLLERLKLQNLDEIVVLHNKTPVWNDETQSYVLNFHGRVTQASVKNFQIVHDSEPDYVVMQFGRISEDIFTMDFRYPLCALQAFGIALSSFDSKLACE, encoded by the exons ATGGCTTCAGTAAGTCTTCGGGATCAGAAGATCGAACAGCAA CGTCAAATAATGGAGCAAAAGATGAAACAAAAAAGACAGAATTCTGGTATGGTTCAGGCCAATGATCTAAGGGTTGGTTCAGCAAAGCGACCTATATCTGGAAGCCGATCCCGCGAACTACATG GCTATGATGGGCCCATGCAATTCCTTATGTCGCCAGTGAATCCAGACCAAGTCATACCCCTCCAAACCAATAGAATATCAAGCTACGATG agcTCGGGAACCAAATCGAAGTGCTAACGGTAGGTGATGGCGACCACAGTGGCGAGGGTGAGGAGGAGGAGGAATCCGTGCCCGTTTGCAGCTTCTCCCGTGACGTGAGCACGGATGACGTTTGTGCCGATGCAGCGGTGGCACCATTACAGCCTCGTGCTAAACGGGACTCGTCTCCCACCCAG GCCGTAGAAATTGAGGGTTCCGTAGAAGGAGCCGTAGAGACGTTCGTAGTGACACCAGCGAGACACGGAACCCTGTACAAGTGCAGAATAGCGCGCGATAGAAAAGGCATGGATCGTGGGCTCTATCCCACTTATTTCCTGCATCTGGAAAAGGATTATGGGAAGAAAGTGTTCCTTTTAGCTG CTCGCAAAAGAAAAAAGTCAGCAACATCCAACTACCTAATCTCCACGGACCCAACGGAGCTGACTCGAACTGCCGATAGCTTCGCCGGAAAGCTGCGGTCTAATCTACTGGGGACTGCCTTTACGGTGTATGACAACGGCAAGGCGTGGCGGAAACATGACCGAGCCAACACGAGACATGAACTAGCTGCCGTTGTCTAT GACACCAACGTACTAGGCTTCAAAGGCCCTCGAAAAATGACCGTCATCCTCCCAGGCATGACGCCCGACCGTCAGCGCGTCACCATCGCCCCAGAAGACGACAGCGAAACCCTGCTAGAGCGACTCAAACTCCAAAACTTAGACGAAATAGTCGTCCTACACAACAAAACACCAGTCTGGAACGACGAAACACAATCCTACGTACTGAATTTCCACGGCCGAGTGACCCAGGCAAGTGTTAAGAACTTCCAAATCGTTCACGACTCTGAACCCGACTATGTGGTCATGCAATTCGGCCGCATATCGGAGGACATTTTCACTATGGACTTTAGATATCCGTTGTGCGCTTTGCAAGCGTTCGGTATAGCGCTTAGCTCGTTTGACAGTAAGCTGGCTTGCGAGTGA